A region from the Branchiostoma lanceolatum isolate klBraLanc5 chromosome 2, klBraLanc5.hap2, whole genome shotgun sequence genome encodes:
- the LOC136427032 gene encoding P-selectin-like, whose protein sequence is MDSPEIGALNVYLKRADMPLVETVAMTPTWRLVGQQSHGWRRGGIEITADFPYEVLFQAVMGDGGVFGYGDIGLDDVLVREGLCPWPEFDDCLSSPCLNNGTCTDGKSNYTCTCGEQFYGPNCEHDIDDCKSAPCLNDGTCIDGDRNYTCICSEAFYGGDCEFVVQCPPVTAPLNGALRPVGTTSYQQEVTFTCNQGYELDGASNVTCQADQTWSHPVPTCTPVQCRNLTAPEHGAMSSTGPNYYPDVVTFTCNQGYELSGASSVTCQADQTWSDPVPTCTFAVCFLGETLALTNTIAEGYIMSPNYPNNYPNDIDCSWIITSTAHAPSAIQLDFVETFDIEYYAGHSCQYDYVRVSEGQINSSSVLGAFCGATLPQTVRTVGNVMTVQFRTDRTVPRRGFKARYSLALPCLPTPTAPINGALNPTRPNYYQDDVITFTCDQGYELNGASNATCQADQTWSDPVPTCTFTACVHGENLALTNSVTEGFITSPNYPGDYSNNVDCYWIITAPPMEVIQLDFVEPFEIEFYSGFSCDYDYIKVFEGQISTSSVLGTFCGITLPSTVRTVGNVMTVQFHADSSVQHAGFKAKYGIALQCTTPVAPINGALSPSEPNYYQDDVITFTCDQGYELNGASNVTCQADQTWSHPVPTCRRKTICNKCLK, encoded by the exons ATGGACAGCCCGGAAATCG GTGCTCTGAACGTCTACCTAAAGAGAGCCGACATGCCATTGGTTGAGACAGTTGCCATGACACCGACGTGGAGGCTTGTGGGACAGCAGAGTCACGGGTGGCGGAGGGGTGGAATAGAGATCACTGCCGACTTTCCTTATGAG GTGTTGTTCCAGGCCGTCATGGGGGACGGGGGTGTTTTCGGGTACGGCGACATCGGGCTGGACGATGTGCTAGTTCGAGAGGGACTATGTCCGTGGCCAG AGTTTGACGACTGTTTGAGCTCCCCTTGCCTTAATAACGGCACGTGTACAGATGGGAAGAGCAACTACACCTGTACGTGTGGGGAACAGTTCTACGGGCCGAACTGTGAGCACG ATATTGATGATTGCAAGAGCGCCCCCTGCCTCAATGATGGTACCTGCATTGACGGCGACCGAAACTACACTTGTATCTGCAGCGAGGCGTTCTATGGAGGCGACTGTGAATTCG TTGTGCAATGCCCTCCTGTGACTGCACCATTGAACGGGGCGTTGAGACCAGTTGGGACGACCTCCTACCAGCAGGAGGTgacgttcacctgtaaccaggGGTACGAACTGGACGGAGCCTCTAATGTGACCTGTCAGGCTGACCAGACATGGAGTCAtcctgttccaacatgcacac CTGTTCAGTGCCGGAATCTGACAGCCCCAGAACATGGAGCGATGAGTTCTACAGGTCCGAACTATTACCCGGACGTGGTGACGTTCACTTGTAACCAGGGATACGAGCTGAGCGGAGCCTCCAGTGTGACGTGCCAGGCTGACCAAACATGGAGTGATCCTGTTCCAACTTGCACAT TTGCAGTTTGTTTTCTCGGCGAAACCTTGGCTCTCACAAACACAATAGCAGAAGGGTACATCATGTCACCGAACTACCCCAACAACTACCCAAACGATATCGACTGTTCTTGGATAATTACTAGTACTGCGCATGCACCCTCAGCCATCCAGCTGGACTTTGTGGAGACGTTTGACATTGAGTATTATGCTGGTCACAG TTGCCAGTACGATTATGTACGAGTCTCCGAGGGACAAATCAATAGTTCTTCCGTCTTGGGCGCATTCTGTGGGGCCACTCTTCCTCAGACCGTGCGGACGGTCGGCAACGTCATGACAGTTCAGTTCCGCACTGACCGCACTGTGCCCCGTAGAGGGTTCAAAGCCAGGTACAGCCTTG CTTTACCATGTCTTCCAACACCCACGGCCCCCATCAACGGAGCGCTGAATCCTACCAGACCGAACTACTACCAGGACGATGTCATAACGTTCACCTGTGACCAGGGGTACGAACTGAACGGCGCCTCCAATGCGACGTGCCAGGCTGACCAAACATGGAGTGATCCCGTTCCAACATGCACAT TTACAGCTTGTGTTCACGGTGAGAACTTGGCCCTCACAAACTCAGTAACAGAGGGTTTCATCACGTCACCCAACTACCCTGGCGACTACTCAAATAACGTCGACTGTTACTGGATAATCACTGCACCCCCGATGGAAGTCATCCAGCTGGACTTTGTGGAGCCGTTTGAAATTGAGTTCTATTCGGG TTTCAGTTGCGACTACGATTACATAAAAGTCTTCGAGGGACAAATCAGTACTTCGTCCGTCTTGGGCACATTCTGTGGAATCACTCTTCCTTCGACCGTACGGACGGTAGGCAACGTCATGACAGTCCAATTCCACGCAGACAGCAGTGTGCAACATGCAGGGTTCAAGGCCAAGTATGGCATCG CTTTACAATGCACCACGCCAGTAGCCCCAATCAACGGAGCACTGAGTCCGTCCGAGCCGAACTACTACCAGGACGATGTCATAACGTTCACCTGTGACCAAGGGTACGAACTGAACGGCGCCTCTAACGTGACCTGCCAGGCTGACCAGACATGGAGTCATCCTGTTCCAACTTGCAGACGTaagacaatttgtaacaaatgtttaaaatga
- the LOC136427033 gene encoding CUB and sushi domain-containing protein 1-like, producing the protein MESGRITDDQITASSADVGFPPSAARLHGNGSWIPSIPQSSWLQLTGNVDADSVVEHLFSGRIQAQRIKVTPLQFHVQASLRLEIIGCDVPCRNLTAPDNGNLSPEGVNYYQDEVTFTCNQGYELIGASSVTCQADQTWSGSVPTCLLTACVHGETLALTDLVTEGFITSPNYPDIYPNNIDCSWTITAPSTSRIQLDFVTFGIEYGNNCQYDFVHVLEGHLSGASFLGVFCGTSLPPTVRTVGNVMSVKFSSDYSETRAGFKAKYSIVTDCVYGENLTLTNSVTEGYITSPNYPGDYPNNIDCSWTITAPSTSRIQLDFLGMFNIEDGDIHCPYDYVQALEGQISSLSVLGKFCGLTLPPTVRTVGNVMTVRFYTDPSVSRTGFMAKHSVVFPCDPTPIAPIEGALSPTRPNYYQGDVITFTCNQGYELVGASNVTCQSDQAWSDAVPTCEPCAGGENLALTDSVTEGFISSPIYPGNYPNDVDCYWIITAPPTEVIQLDFVEPFEIEFYSGFSCIYDYVKVFEGQFSTSPVLATLCGTSPPPTVRTVGNVMTVLFHSDGSEQHAGFKAKYSIALKCTTPTAPINGALNPTGPNHYQDDVMTFTCNQGYELYGAASVTCQADQTWSGPVPICTPVRCQVLTAPANGVMSPLWAISYQDVVTFTCTQGYELNGASSVTCEADQQWSAPVPTCTAVLCQPLTAPANGGISPVRPISYQDVVAFTCNQGYELTGVSNLTCQADQTWSGPVPTCTPVLCQPLTAPQNGALSQAWAISYQDVIHFTCDPGYELNGASSVTCQADQQWSAPVPTCTAILCQPLTAPENGALSPAWAISYEDMVAFTCNQGYELTGASNLTCQADQTWSGPVPTCTPILCQPLAAPENGALSPAWAISYQDMVAFTCNEGYELTGASNLTCQADQTWNGPVPTCTPVLCQPLMDPGNGALSPAWAISYQDMVAFTCNQGYELNGASNLTCQADKTWSGPVPTCTPVLCQPLANPENGALSPTWAISYQDVVTFTCNQGYELTGASNLTCQADQTWSGPVPTCTPVLCQPLMAPANGGMSPAWAISYQDVVTFTCNQGYELDGASSVTCQADQQWSEPVPTCTQIIPTTEFVSTTLPETTLPETTLPETTLPETTVIETTVATTTTAPTTTLPETTLPETTLPETTLPETTLPDTTVTTMTTEPPTTMLDTTLPDTTLPDTTLPDTTLPDTTLPLTTLPATTLPETTLPETTLPETTLPDTTLPDTTLPDTTLPDTTLPDTTLPDTTLPDTTLPLTTLPATTLPETTLPETTLPETTLPDTTLPDSTLPDTTLPYTTLPETTVMTTTTEPPTTMLETTLPETTLPETTLPETTLPETTLPETVIMPATTEPTTSMLETTLPGTTTVVTTTTEPTTSALAATVPETTIMTTAAPKTTMLETTLAITTGMLMTTEITTTVRETTFMISTTDVTSTAPETTSMTTTDTLSNTSLETTYMVLTTESTPTEPATTQPETTGMISTTETTTSETTDNVPTAESTPIIPETTLQETTDMIPTTESTPTIPETTLPETTDMIPPTESTPTEPETTQQEATDMILTTEAMLTESETKPPETTYMTPTTESTSSESETTPPETTDMVPTTESTTTVPETTADMISTTEFFSTMPEATTTESADIKPTEQHPTTKYPAVSKPVTVPATTAMENPAIASTTKPNQKPVVTSTTKPTPKPVQTTAPLKEDEVGGESSSQVVIIAGAAGGGAAAVAGACAIVIIIRKRKHLSASQKLEVLDLMDLNNAKE; encoded by the exons ATGGAGAGTGGGCGGATAACAGACGACCAGATCACCGCATCGTCCGCCGACGTGGGCTTCCCGCCATCTGCTGCCCGTCTCCATGGTAACGGCTCCTGGATACCTTCAATCCCTCAGAGTTCCTGGCTGCAA CTGACCGGAAACGTTGATGCTGACAGTGTGGTAGAACACCTGTTCTCGGGTCGGATCCAGGCACAGCGCATCAAGGTCACACCTTTACAGTTTCACGTGCAAGCCAGTCTCCGGCTTGAAATCATTGGATGTG ATGTACCGTGTCGTAATCTGACGGCCCCAGACAATGGCAACCTGAGTCCTGAGGGAGTGAACTACTATCAGGACGAGGTCACTTTCACCTGTAACCAGGGATACGAGCTGATCGGAGCCTCCAGTGTGACGTGCCAGGCTGACCAAACATGGAGTGGTTCTGTTCCTACGTGCCTAC TTACAGCTTGTGTTCACGGTGAGACTTTGGCTCTCACGGACTTAGTAACAGAAGGGTTCATCACATCGCCAAACTACCCTGACATCTACCCAAATAACATCGACTGTTCCTGGACCATCACTGCACCCTCGACCTCGCGAATCCAGCTGGATTTTGTGACGTTTGGCATTGAATATGGGAACAA TTGCCAGTACGACTTTGTACACGTGCTGGAGGGACATCTCAGTGGTGCTTCTTTCTTGGGTGTATTCTGTGGAACATCTCTTCCTCCCACCGTACGGACAGTCGGCAACGTCATGTCGGTCAAGTTCAGCTCGGACTACAGTGAAACACGTGCAGGGTTCAAGGCCAAGTACAGCATTG TTACAGATTGTGTTTACGGCGAGAACTTGACTCTCACAAACTCAGTAACAGAGGGGTACATCACATCGCCAAACTACCCTGGCGACTACCCAAATAACATTGACTGTTCTTGGACCATCACTGCACCGTCAACCTCGCGAATCCAGCTGGACTTTTTGGGGATGTTTAACATCGAAGATGGGGATATCCA TTGTCCGTACGATTATGTACAAGCCTTGGAGGGACAAATCAGTTCTTTGTCCGTTTTGGGAAAGTTCTGTGGACTCACTCTCCCTCCGACTGTCCGGACAGTCGGAAACGTCATGACAGTTCGGTTCTACACAGACCCCAGTGTGTCACGTACAGGGTTCATGGCCAAGCACAGCGTTG TTTTCCCATGCGACCCCACGCCAATAGCCCCAATCGAGGGAGCGCTGAGTCCTACCAGACCGAACTACTACCAGGGCGATGTCATaacgttcacctgtaaccaggGGTACGAGCTCGTCGGCGCCTCAAATGTGACGTGCCAATCGGATCAGGCATGGAGTGATGCTGTTCCAACATGCGAAC CTTGTGCTGGCGGTGAGAACTTGGCTCTCACAGACTCAGTAACAGAGGGTTTCATCTCGTCACCCATCTACCCTGGCAACTACCCGAACGACGTCGACTGTTACTGGATAATCACTGCACCCCCGACGGAAGTCATCCAGCTGGACTTTGTGGAGCCGTTTGAAATTGAGTTCTATTCGGG TTTCAGTTGCATCTACGATTATGTAAAGGTTTTCGAGGGACAATTCAGTACTTCTCCCGTATTGGCTACATTGTGCGGAACCAGCCCTCCTCCGACCGTGCGGACGGTCGGCAACGTCATGACAGTTCTGTTCCACTCAGACGGTAGTGAACAACATGCAGGGTTCAAGGCCAAGTACAGCATCG CTTTAAAATGTACCACACCAACGGCCCCAATTAACGGAGCACTGAATCCTACCGGACCGAACCACTACCAGGACGATGTTATgacgttcacctgtaaccaggGGTACGAACTGTACGGCGCGGCCAGTGTGACCTGCCAGGCTGACCAGACATGGAGTGGTCCTGTTCCAATATGCACAC CCGTACGGTGCCAAGTATTGACGGCTCCAGCAAATGGAGTGATGAGTCCGCTCTGGGCCATCTCATATCAGGACGTGGTGACGTTCACCTGTACCCAGGGATACGAACTGAACGGAGCCTCTAGTGTGACCTGTGAGGCCGACCAACAATGGAGTGCTCCTGTTCCAACGTGCACAG CCGTACTGTGCCAGCCATTGACGGCTCCAGCAAATGGAGGAATAAGTCCCGTCCGGCCCATCTCATATCAGGACGTGGTCGcgttcacctgtaaccaggGATACGAACTGACCGGTGTCTCTAATCTGACCTGCCAGGCCGACCAAACATGGAGTGGtcctgttccaacatgcacac CCGTACTGTGCCAGCCATTGACGGCTCCACAAAATGGAGCCTTGAGTCAGGCCTGGGCCATCTCATATCAGGACGTCATACACTTCACCTGTGACCCGGGGTACGAACTGAACGGAGCCTCGAGTGTGACGTGCCAAGCTGACCAACAATGGAGTGCtcctgttccaacatgcacTG CCATACTGTGTCAGCCATTGACGGCTCCAGAAAATGGAGCCTTGAGTCCCGCCTGGGCCATCTCATATGAGGACATGGTCGcgttcacctgtaaccaggGGTACGAGCTGACCGGTGCCTCTAATCTGACCTGCCAGGCTGACCAAACATGGAGTGGtcctgttccaacatgcacac CCATACTGTGTCAGCCATTGGCGGCTCCAGAAAATGGAGCCTTGAGTCCCGCCTGGGCCATCTCATATCAGGACATGGTCGCGTTCACCTGTAACGAGGGGTACGAGCTGACCGGTGCCTCTAATCTGACCTGCCAGGCTGACCAGACATGGAATGGTCCTGtcccaacatgcacac CCGTACTGTGTCAGCCATTGATGGATCCAGGAAATGGAGCCTTGAGTCCCGCCTGGGCCATCTCATATCAGGACATGGTCGcgttcacctgtaaccaggGGTACGAGCTGAACGGCGCCTCTAATCTGACCTGCCAAGCTGACAAAACATGGAGTGGtcctgttccaacatgcacac CCGTACTGTGTCAGCCATTGGCAAATCCAGAAAATGGAGCCTTGAGTCCCACCTGGGCCATCTCATATCAGGACGTGGTgacgttcacctgtaaccaggGGTACGAGCTGACCGGTGCCTCTAATCTGACCTGCCAAGCTGACCAAACATGGAGTGGTCCTGtcccaacatgcacac CCGTACTGTGTCAGCCATTGATGGCTCCAGCAAATGGAGGAATGAGTCCGGCCTGGGCCATCTCATATCAAGACGTGgtcacgttcacctgtaaccaggGGTACGAACTGGACGGAGCCTCCAGTGTGACGTGCCAAGCTGACCAACAATGGAGTGAacctgttccaacatgcacGC AAATCATTCCAACGACGGAGTTTGTCTCTACCACACTGCCGGAAACAACGCTGCCGGAAACAACGCTACCGGAAACAACACTACCGGAAACAACGGTAATAGAAACGACTGTTGCGACAACAACTACTGCGCCCACAACAACGCTACCGGAAACAACGTTACCGGAGACAACACTACCGGAAACAACGCTACCGGAGACAACGCTACCGGACACAACTGTCACGACAATGACTACTGAACCCCCAACAACGATGCTGGACACAACGCTACCGGACACAACGCTACCGGACACAACGCTACCGGACACAACGCTACCGGACACAACGCTACCGCTAACAACATTACCGGCGACAACGCTACCGGAGACAACGCTACCGGAAACAACGCTGCCGGAAACAACGCTACCGGACACAACGCTACCGGACACAACGCTACCGGACACAACGCTACCGGACACAACGCTACCGGACACAACGCTACCGGACACAACGCTACCGGACACAACGCTACCGCTAACAACATTACCGGCGACAACGCTACCGGAGACAACGCTACCGGAAACAACGCTGCCGGAAACAACGCTACCGGACACAACGCTACCGGACTCAACGCTACCGGACACAACGCTACCGTACACAACGCTACCGGAGACAACTGTCATGACAACGACTACTGAACCCCCAACAACGATGCTGGAGACAACGCTACCGGAGACAACGCTACCGGAGACAACGCTACCGGAAACAACGCTACCGGAGACAACGCTACCGGAGACAGTTATCATGCCAGCGACTACAGAGCCAACGACATCGATGCTGGAAACAACGCTACCTGGAACAACAACTGTTGTGACAACGACCACAGAGCCCACAACATCGGCGTTGGCAGCAACGGTGCCGGAAACAACTATCATGACGACTGCAGCGCCCAAAACAACGATGCTGGAAACAACGCTAGCCATAACAACTGGCATGTTAATGACTACAGAGATAACGACAACGGTACGGGAAACAACATTCATGATATCAACCACAGATGTAACATCAACAGCTCCTGAAACCACGTCGATGACAACAACAGACACGTTATCAAACACGTCGCTGGAAACAACATACATGGTACTGACGACAGAATCCACACCAACCGAACCTGCAACCACGCAACCGGAAACGACGGGCATGATATCGACGACAGAAACCACGACATCGGAAACAACAGACAATGTACCAACGGCAGAATCCACGCCAATTATACCTGAAACCACCCTACAGGAAACAACAGACATGATACCGACAACAGAATCCACGCCAACCATACCTGAAACCACCCTACCGGAAACAACAGACATGATTCCGCCAACAGAATCCACACCAACTGAACCTGAAACCACGCAACAGGAAGCAACAGACATGATATTGACGACAGAAGCCATGCTTACCGAGTCTGAAACCAAGCCACCGGAAACAACATACATGACACCGACGACAGAGTCCACGTCCTCCGAGTCTGAAACCACGCCACCGGAAACAACTGACATGGTACCGACGACGGAATCCACAACAACGGTCCCTGAAACGACAGCCGACATGATATCGACTACGGAATTTTTCTCAACGATGCCTGAAGCCACCACGACGGAATCCGCCGACATAAAACCTACAGAGCAACATCCAACAACCAAATATCCTGCCGTTTCAAAACCTGTAACAGTACCAGCAACGACTGCAATGGAAAATCCAGCCATCGCTTCCACCACAAAACCAAATCAAAAGCCAGTCGTAACGTCCACAACAAAACCGACTCCAAAGCCAGTGCAAACAACTGCGCCTCTAAAGGAAGACGAGGTCGGAGGAGAATCGTCTTCCCAGGTTGTAATAATTGCTGGCGCCGCTGGGGGCGGTGCTGCTGCAGTGGCTGGGGCATGCGCCATTGTCATCATAATAAGGAAGAGGAAACACCTCTCCGCCTCTCAAAAACTGGAGGTACTGGATCTAATGGACCTCAATAACGCTAAAGAGTAA
- the LOC136428908 gene encoding mucin-2-like: MAPANGAMSPLWAISYQDIIHFTCNQGYELDGASSVTCQANQTWSGPVPTCTPVLCQPLTDPENGAFSPAWAISYQDVVTFTCNPGYELNGASSVTCQADQTWSDDVPTCTQIVTTTEFVSTTLPKTTITVPTTAPTTTMPETTVPGTMLPETTLPETTVTETTVVTTTTAPNTTVPKTTLPDTTLPGTTLPDTTMPDTTLPDTTLPQTTLPDTKLSDTTLAETTLPETTLPDTTMPDTTLPDTTMPDTTLPDTTLQDTTLLDTTLPETTLPETTLPETTMPDTTMPDTTLPDTTLPETTLPETTLPEKTLPETTLPETPMPDTTLPETMLPDTITTLPDTTLSDTTLPETTIMAKTTTEPTTMLETTLPETTLPDTTLPDTTLPDTTLPETTMMATTTTEPTTTMPKTTLPGTTTVVTTTTAPTTSVLETTVPETTIVTTTAPTTTVLETTLPITTVITTTTEPTTPIPETTLAITTVMTTTSSTTDAIPMAPETTSMTTADALSTMESVVTETETTPPEATYMVLTTESTLTKPETTPPETTDMTLTTESMPTIPETTSSETSMAESTPTEPKTTVPETTEMILTTESTPIEPGTTLLETTDMVPTTESTPTEPETTPSETTDMIPTTESTTTEPETTQPETTDMALTSESTPTVPETTSSETSTTESTPTEPETTPPETTDMIPTTESTPTEPETTPPETTDMIPTTEPTPTVSESTLLETPDMIPTTKTTTMVPETATDKTSTAELSSTSGTATTPPKEDEVGGESPSQVVIIADAAGGGAIAVARTCAIVIIVGMAHQMFA; encoded by the exons ATGGCGCCAGCAAATGGAGCAATGAGTCCGCTCTGGGCCATATCATATCAGGACATCATACACTTCACCTGTAACCAGGGGTACGAACTGGACGGAGCCTCCAGTGTGACGTGCCAGGCTAACCAGACATGGAGTGGTCCTGTTCCAACTTGCACAC CCGTACTGTGTCAGCCATTGACGGATCCAGAAAATGGAGCATTTAGTCCGGCCTGGGCCATCTCATATCAGGACGTGGTGACGTTCACCTGTAACCCGGGATACGAACTGAACGGAGCCTCCAGCGTGACGTGCCAGGCTGACCAAACATGGAGTGACGATGTTCCAACTTGCACAC AAATCGTTACAACGACGGAGTTTGTCTCTACCACGCTGCCGAAAACCACCATCACGGTACCGACTACAGCGCCCACAACAACGATGCCTGAAACAACGGTGCCGGGAACAATGCTACCGGAAACAACGCTACCGGAAACAACGGTAACGGAAACGACTGTTGTGACAACAACTACAGCACCCAACACAACAGTGCCGAAAACAACGCTACCGGACACAACGCTACCGGGAACAACGCTACCGGACACAACGATGCCGGACACAACGCTACCGGACACAACGCTACCGCAGACAACGCTACCAGACACAAAGCTATCGGACACAACGCTAGCGGAGACTACGCTACCGGAGACAACGCTACCGGACACAACGATGCCGGACACAACGCTACCGGACACAACGATGCCGGACACAACGCTACCGGACACAACTCTACAGGACACAACGCTATTGGACACAACGCTACCGGAGACAACGCTACCGGAGACAACGCTACCGGAGACAACGATGCCGGACACAACGATGCCGGACACAACGCTACCGGACACAACGCTACCGGAGACAACGCTACCGGAGACAACGCTACCGGAGAAAACGCTACCGGAGACAACGCTACCGGAGACACCGATGCCGGACACAACGCTACCGGAGACAATGCTACCAGACACAATTACAACGCTACCGGACACAACGCTATCGGACACAACGCTACCGGAGACAACTATCATGGCGAAGACGACTACAGAGCCAACAACGATGCTGGAAACAACGCTACCGGAGACAACGCTACCGGACACAACGCTACCGGACACAACGCTACCGGACACAACGCTACCGGAGACAACTATGATGGCAACGACGACTACAGAGCCAACAACAACGATGCCGAAAACAACGCTACCTGGGACAACAACTGTCGTGACAACGACCACAGCGCCCACAACATCGGTGTTAGAAACAACGGTGCCGGAAACAACTATCGTGACGACTACAGCGCCCACAACAACGGTGCTGGAAACCACGCTACCGATAACAACTGTCATCACCACGACTACAGAGCCCACAACACCTATACCGGAAACCACGCTAGCCATAACAACTGTCATGACAACGACTTCATCAACCACAGATGCAATACCAATGGCACCTGAAACCACGTCGATGACAACAGCAGACGCGTTATCAACCATGGAATCTGTAGTGACGGAAACTGAAACCACGCCACCGGAAGCAACATACATGGTACTGACAACAGAATCCACGCTAACTAAACCTGAAACCACGCCGCCGGAAACAACAGACATGACACTTACGACAGAATCCATGCCGACCATACCTGAAACCACGTCATCAGAAACATCGATGGCGGAATCCACGCCAACCGAACCAAAAACCACGGTACCCGAAACAACAGAAATGATACTTACGACAGAATCCACGCCAATCGAACCCGGAACCACACTACTGGAAACAACAGACATGGTTCCGACGACAGAAAGCACGCCAACCGAGCCTGAAACCACGCCCTCGGAAACAACAGACATGATACCAACGACAGAATCCACGACGACCGAACCTGAAACCACGCAGCCGGAAACTACAGACATGGCCCTGACGTCAGAATCCACGCCGACCGTACCTGAAACCACGTCATCAGAAACATCGACGACAGAATCCACGCCAACTGAGCCTGAAACCACGCCACCGGAAACAACAGACATGATACCAACGACAGAATCCACACCAACCGAGCCTGAAACCACGCCTCCGGAAACAACAGACATGATACCAACGACAGAACCCACGCCAACCGTATCAGAATCCACGCTACTGGAAACACCAGACATGATACCGACGACCAAGACCACAACAATGGTCCCTGAAACGGCAACCGACAAGACATCGACTGCAGAGTTGTCGTCGACGTCAGGAACCGCAACTACGCCTCCAAAAGAAGACGAAGTCGGAGGAGAATCGCCTTCCCAGGTTGTGATAATTGCTGACGCGGCTGGGGGCGGTGCTATTGCCGTGGCTAGGACATGTGCCATTGTTATCATTGTAGGCATGGCACACCAAATGTTTGCATAA